ACCCAGCCGAGCCCCCTCCCTGACCCCCTCACCCCCAAATCCAAACCCCCCCCACCCTCCTCCCTCACGGAACGGGGCGGGGGCTCCACCTCGAGCCAAACCCcctcccctttttcttttcttttttttttttttttttccttttttttcccctcgaatctcccccaaatcccctcccgGCCGCGCTGATTTCGGGGGGCTCTCCCCTCACGGCCCTACCTGTCCGGGGCCTGCGGAGGCCTCACGCTCATGGTGGAGGTCGGCTCTCTCTGTCAGGGCTCtgcccggagccgccgccccgctccggCCGCCCCCGCCACCATCCCCGGCCCCGGCGGCTCCGGCGGCCTCGGGGGGCCCCGAgcgaccccccccccccccggcccccccgaCACCCCCCAAGGCGCGGTTCGGTGCCGGCCCGGCTGTGGGGGCTGCCCCCGGTTCCGCCTCGGGGGCCGGGCTGAGGGAGAGGCCTGGAGGCCGCTCCCAATCCCCGGGCTCGCCCGGCCCCCCTGGCCGGGCACGGCGGGGCAGCGCCCGCGGGGGCGGGAGGAACGGCGGGACGGGCTGTGGGGAGGGACGGGGTGAcctgggggtggggggacacgggacggtgtgggggacacgggggacacagGGTGACCTGGGGTGTGGGGGACACGGGACAGTgtgggggacacggggggacacagTGACCGCGGGGTTTGGGGGACACGGGACAGTGTGGATTTGAGGGGACACAGAGTGACCTCAGGGTGTCGGGAACACGGGGTGAGCTCAGTCTGTGgaggacacaggggacagtgaggaTTTGGGGGTACACAGAGTGACCGCGGGGTGTTGGGGACGCGGGACAGTgagggggacacggggtgaCCTCAGGGTGTGGGGGACATGGGACGATGTGGATTcgaggggacaccggggactGTAGATTTGGGGGGGACACGGTGTGACCTCGGTGTgtgggggacacgggggacagtGAGGATTTGAGGGGGACTCGATGTCCTGGGGATGTGGGGGGTAACAGGGACAgtgaggatttggggacaccCACGGGGACAGTGTGGATTTGGGGGGGACAgtgaggatttggggacactcCTGGGGACAATGAGGATTTTGGGACAGTGAGGAtttggggacaaggggacagtgaggatttggggacagCCAGATCGGGGGGTGCCACCCCCTGAATGTCgcctctgtccccagagccGCCCCCTCCGCTCCCGGAGAATTCCCGGCGTGGAAAAGACGGAAAAGCgaaaatgaaaatgaacatTTCCTGGGAATCGCGGGCAATGAGGAAGTGAGCGGCGGCTGCTCCGTCccatcccccaaaccccaaatccaaccccCAAAATACCAACCACAAAccctaaatcccaaatcccaacctCTCCAAACCCCTCAAACTCCAAACCccacacccccaaaccccccaaaccccaaatcccaaatcccaacctCTCCAAACCCTAAATCCCCACAgtccaaacccccaaaataccAACCCCAAACTCTAAATCCCATGTCCCAAACCCCtacatccccaaatcccctaaaatACAAACCCCTAACCCTGAATCTCAAATCccaaccaccccaaaccccaaatccccacaagccaaaccccccaaaatataaaccccaaaccctaaatcccaaatccccccaaactccaaacccccccaaaatacaaaccccaaaacctaaATCTCAAATCCCCAACCCCCCAAACTCCAAACCCCAAAtgccccaaaatccaaaccctaaatctcaaatcccaaatctcacATTCCCTATTCCCCAATCCCCAAATCACAATCCCTCCAAATCCCACACCCCTAAATCCCCGAAcctcaaaccccaaatcccaaattccccaaaatccaaacccccaaacctcaaatcccaaacccccaaacccccaaaatcaaaaccccaaaccctaaaTCCCATCCCctaaaccccaaatcccccaaaccctAAATCTCAAATCTcaattcccaaaccccaaatcccccaaaatccaaaccccaaaattccctccaGCTTTGGGGTCCCCCTcctgatcccagcaggattttgggatctgAGCCCCATCCTAATCCTAAATCAGAttctcccaaaaaaatcctcaggaTTTTCCCAAATCCTCTTTGGAGCTGGGAGTGGCTGGAGGGAACAGGGGGaggaattgggaaaaatttgggaatatttgggaaaatgGAGCCTGGTTTGAGCCCAGGCTGATCCCATTTGGATTCAGTCCTGGatcccaaaaatttgggaaaaaattgggaaaccccaaacaaacaaaaccccaaaaacctcgAGAACCCCGGGAATTTTTGGGATCCAGGGCTTtgggaaaatcagaatttttaggatccagggaattcctggatgctccttcccaaaattttggaaaaacagagcccaaactccacaaaaaaatctcagaaaaaaaccccaaaaaaaccaaaatcccaaagcagAATCTCCAGaactttgggaatttttgggatccAAGGAATTCCTGAACACCCCAAAATTTTGGATTTCCCCACCCCCCAAACTCCActaaaacctcagaaaaaaaccccaaaatctcccccaccccccccgaaaaaaaaaaccagcagtgcttttctgttaaaagatttttatttaacattttcaatTCGAggtaaaatacttttatttttcagtttggtttttttttttttcattttttttttccatttttaaattttttttcaacttcCATAACAAAATATGGAGCTATGGGATAcccctggaaaaaaatatgtatattatCCATAAATTTCTCTAGCATTccatcatatatatatataatatatatatgcaaccctttttttttttaaatctgatttttttaatagaaattggaattttttaaaGGCACAAATTTCggattttttgtcttttttttttgttttgtttttatttttttttgcccctcTACTTTACACCCTATGTACAAAGCtcccaatcccaaaaaaattccatcaatttttttttcccgaTGGATTCCTGCTGGATTCTCACCAGGGAGAGTTCAAATCCCTCCaaatccctccaaaaaaaattaaaataaaataaaataaagttgttttattttaaacccttccaaaaaaaagcgtaaatatttaaaaagcgctaaaaaaatcaaagtttttttccaggaaaatccaAAATTTTCCCGGATTTTTTGATGATTCCAACCGAGAGAAAATtcctgggttgtttttttttcaatcccaccaggacacaaaaaaaaaaagaaagaaaccaacggaaaaaacagcttaaaataataaaaaaactcaacataattatggaataaataaaaaaatatgggaCAACCCCATTAAtgctgttggatttttttttcctccttttcctatTTCTGGGAAACtctcaaaaaattccccccctttttttttttttttaagggttgTCCCAtcaaaaagtctttttttttttttttaattttttttttttttttttttttacatttttcctaCGGATTTGCTAcgaaaaagaagcaaaatgaaccaaaaaaacccaaagaaacaaaaaaaaaaatgctggaaaaacgGGATCATGCTCCGGGGAAAATTCATCCAGGAGAGAATTCCAACCATTCCCAACTTCCcgagggttttttgttttcttattaaatCATTTGGCACGTTggaattttaggaatttttcctccaaatccgatttttttcctgtaaaatttcaattttttttaacataaaattttgattttttttttttttttttcctcctttaaatcagtttttttaaaacacttttcttctcctattcctgcttttatttttaatttttccttcctcttcctgctttttttttttttttatttttcaattcctCCTCCCAGGCTCCGTTGGGAATTCCGGAATTCCCGAGAGGCGCCGGATCCGTCGTCCTGAGTCCGGAATTCCCTGAACTCTcccaagtttattttttttttttttttcttttcttttttttgcagtgcaacagctgtgaaaataaaccaaacattcccacccttcccaataaaataaaaccccaatcccaaaaattcctccGTCCcgaaaattccttttttaaagccacaaaaattccaactttttttttttttttttttcctgtttcccgTGGGATTTCACCTCAAATCCAGAGAAttaaaggagggaaaaaaatccaggatttttccccctttttttctgttttttgtgggtttttttcccgACGGTTCCGGCACTTGGATTTGGGATCGGCGGCGGGAATTTCGGGAAAGGCCTCCTCGTGTAATTCCTGAGTTCATCCTTGCGCCCTCTCCAcgttccttttctccttttatttttttttttttttttgggatcaTCCAGGGcttttccaccccaaaattcttttttttttttttttttttgaactcCACATTCCGAGAATCCCAAACCCGGCCGggttgggaatttgggaattgcTCCCGGTTCTTGTTCCAGCAGGGAaattttattgggtttttttttagtttttttaaccctttttccccggaattcccaaaatttgtGCTCTGAGAGCGAATCCTTGGGAATTTTCGGCGTATTCCGAGGATTTCTCCCGCTGGCAGCACAATCCAGAGCCGACGGAattctgcaggatttgggattttcctccCCAGGAAGGATCCACGAAATCcagaaaaaattcccagaaaaagtCCAAAcgtgtttcttttttttgtttttctttaaggCATGAGTTCAAACAGGGGAGAAAAcgtgtccaaaaaaaaaaaaaaaaattaatctgggAATTCCGGCATTCCCGGGACTCACCACAATCATTCCAGCGTTCCTTCCaagcattcccaaaaaaaaaaataattccaccCACACGGATTCCAGagcgggaaaaaaaaaaattcctgctctgggcacacatgaaaaaaaaaaacaaaagaaacaaaaaaaaaacccaaaaaaaaaaacaaatcccaaaaaaatcaaaataaaataaaccccaaCATTTTTTAATGCGTTAGGATTAAAGGCATCCGGTTAATTTTGTGTTActcccgttcccattccctgaAAAAGTTTGGAGAGTTTTGCTCATGGCTTCTgtctgagagagagagaaaaaaaaagtgggaaaaggggaattttttttcccgGAATTCCGCCGGGAACGACGCGGCCTCCATCCCGATTTTCCGAgtctttcctgaattttttgttttttttccccctcccatcCCAACCCTGCTGTGTGGACAGTGCAAAATTCCCGATGCAAAATTCCCAagctcctccttttccccacaacaaaaaaagaaccaaaaaaatgaaagcaaagcagtTTTTGGATGGTCGGGAAAACGTCGCATccgtttaaaaaaaaaacaaaaaacaccaaaattcccaaaaaatccgCCCCGCCCTCGCTGGCTTTGGAGATTCCCGATGTCCCAAAATCCTCGGGAATGAGGAATTTCCTCCATCCCAGTCCTGAAGCTTTGAGctggcttttcccaggaaaacccAGCCTTGGGAATTCCCGGTGTCTTCACCTGcgaacaacaacaaaaaaaaaaaaaacaaaacaacacaaaccccaaaaatccccttccctccccctccccccactaaaattccctaaaaattccccaaaaatctaccccaccccctcccccagCGTTATCCCGAACTGCTCTGCAACCTTGCTACATAAATACACGGATTTTTCCGGGCGttttccaaggttttttttttttgttgtgttttgtttttccagccGGGATTAGGTGTCGGAGGCGGCGGCCACGGCTTTGGGGAGGTGCCAGATCCCGTTTTGCCGGGAATCCTCGGGAATTTCCTGCCTGGAATCTCCGTTCCAGCGCCGTTTCAGCCTCAGTTTGGGCGGCATCAGGGCGTCCTCCCTCTTCTCCTGATTGCCAGGATCTCCAGAAGAATCCCGGGACGCTTTTTCCGCGGTTTCATCTCCGGACGATCCCGGCTGAGCCGGAGTCGGGACCCACGCCGGAGCGGCCGGCCGGGCAAAAACCGggattttctcctcctcttcctcctgcttccccaacttttcctcctcctccttctccacctTCACCCTGGGGATCTGCGGATTCGCCCCCTCGgggctctccagcctctcccgGTTCTTGCGGCCGGcgggaggaggctggagcttgATGGGGAATTGCGGCTGCTCTTCCAGAGgcacctggcactgcaggggagGAACCACCAGCGGGTAACGAGGGAAAGTCCGAGGGCTCAGGTGATAATTGAACACAGAGCACGCCTGGGAGTGCAGGTAATGCTTCATCTCCTCGGGGttgaaggagaagcagctgctccCCGCGAAGGGGCTCAGCCCCGGCGACGGGCTGTAGGAGAAGAGCGTCGGCGTCAGCGACAGCGCCGGCGAAATGGGGACGTTCAGCACGTTGCCGGGACGGCCCGGCAAGGGCGAGACGGCGAAGGGGCTGTGGGGGTGATCCGGGAACATCCCCGGCCGCGAGAAGAGCGGCAGCACCACGTCGGGCTTGCGCTTGGGCCCCGCGGCGGCGCCGGCGCTGGCGGGAGGGTGGGACGGCGGCAGCAGCTCCCGGCGCCAGTCGGCGGCGCCTTCATCCAAATCCGAGGGTTCCCCCTTCCTGTCGGCCGCCGAGGCGTCGCCCAGGCCCTCGGGGCGAGGCTGCAGCAGCGAGCCCGGCGCGAAGCGCGGCTGCGGCTCCTCCGTGGGCGAGTGCGGGTCCAGCGGCGGGAAGTGGAAGCGGGAGGAGGCGGTGGGGACGGGCGGGGCGCTCTGCGGGACCACGCCTGGAAAATGGGGATGGGGGGGGATCGGTCAGGGGGGTGGGATTCCTGGGGTGTCCGTGGGAATGCCTGGAATGTTCATGGAATTGTCTGGAATGTTCATGGAAAAGTCTCATCTGAAGGGAAATCTTATCAATCCATGGAAATGTCTCAGATATCCatggaaatgtctgaaatatCCATGGAAATGTCTCATCTAAGAAGGGAATTCATCAATCCatggaaatgtctgaaatatccatggaaatgtctgaaatatCCATGGAAATCTCATCTGAGGGAAGAATTCATCAATCCatggaaatgtctgaaatatCCATGGAAATCTCATCTGATGGGAGAATTCATCAATCCatggaaatgtctgaaatatCCATGGAAATGTCTCATCTAAGAAGGGAATTCATCAATCCatggaaatgtctgaaataCCCATGGAAATGTCTGAAATGTCCATGGAAATCTCATCTGAGGGAAGAATTCATCAATCCATGGAAATGTCCCAGATATCCATGGAAATGTCTCATCTAAGAAGGGAATTCATCAATCTatggaaatgtctgaaatatCCATGGAAATCTCATCTGATGGGAGAATTCATCAATCCatggaaatgtctgaaatatccatggaaatgtctgaaatatCCATGGAAATCTCTCATTTAAGAAGGGAATTCATCAATCCatggaaatgtctgaaataCCCATGGAAATGTCCCAGATATCCATGGAAATCTCATCTGAGGGAAGAATTCATCAATCCatggaaatgtctgaaatatccatggaaatgtctgaaatatCCATGGAAATCTCTCATCTAAGAAGGGAATTCATCAATCCatggaaatgtctgaaatacccatggaaatgtctgaaatatCCATGGAAATCTCATCTGAGGGAAGAATTCATCAATCCATGGAAATGTCCCAGATATCCatggaaatgtctgaaatatCCATGGAAATCTCTCATCTAAGAAGGGAATTCATCAATCCatggaaatgtctgaaatacccatggaaatgtctgaaatatCCATGGAAATCTCATCTGAGGGAAGAATTCATTAATCCATGGAAATGTCCCAGATATCCATGGAAATGACTCATCTAAGAAGGGAATTCATCAATCTatggaaatgtctgaaatatCCATGGAAATCTCATCTGAGGGAAGAATTCATCAATCCATGGAAATGTCCCAGATATCCATGGAAATGCCTGAAATATCCATGGAAATCTCTCATCTAAGAAGGGAATTCATCAATCCatggaaatgtctgaaatacccatggaaatatctgaaatatccATGGAAATGACTCATCTAAGAAGGGAATTCATCAATCCatggaaatgtctgaaatatccatggaaatgtctgaaatatCCATGGAAATCTCATCTGAGGGAAGAATTCATCAATCCatggaaatgtctgaaatatccatggaaatgtctgaaatatCCATGGAAATCTCTCATTTAAGAAGGGAATTCATCAATCCatggaaatgtctgaaatatCCATGGAAATCTCTCATCTAAGAAGGGAATTCATCAATCCatggaaatgtctgaaatacccatggaaatgtctgaaatatCCATGGAAATCTCTCATCTAAGAAGGGAATTCATCAATCCatggaaatgtctgaaataCCCATGGAAATGTCTGAAATGTCCATGGAAATCTCATCTGAGGGAAGAATTCATCAATCCatggaaatgtctgaaat
This sequence is a window from Oenanthe melanoleuca isolate GR-GAL-2019-014 chromosome 25, OMel1.0, whole genome shotgun sequence. Protein-coding genes within it:
- the ETV3 gene encoding ETS translocation variant 3 → MKAGCSIVDKPEGGGGYHFPEWAYKTESSPGSRQIQLWHFILELLQKEEFRHVIAWQGEYGEFVIKDPDEVARLWGVRKCKPQMNYDKLSRALRYYYNKRILHKTKGKRFTYKFNFNKLVMPNYPFINIRPNGVVPQSAPPVPTASSRFHFPPLDPHSPTEEPQPRFAPGSLLQPRPEGLGDASAADRKGEPSDLDEGAADWRRELLPPSHPPASAGAAAGPKRKPDVVLPLFSRPGMFPDHPHSPFAVSPLPGRPGNVLNVPISPALSLTPTLFSYSPSPGLSPFAGSSCFSFNPEEMKHYLHSQACSVFNYHLSPRTFPRYPLVVPPLQCQVPLEEQPQFPIKLQPPPAGRKNRERLESPEGANPQIPRVKVEKEEEEKLGKQEEEEEKIPVFARPAAPAWVPTPAQPGSSGDETAEKASRDSSGDPGNQEKREDALMPPKLRLKRRWNGDSRQEIPEDSRQNGIWHLPKAVAAASDT